In the Nocardioides panaciterrulae genome, CTCGCCTCGTCGACGGCGTCGAGGAGCTCGCGGCGATCCTCCACCCCCATCGTTGAGTTGGGCCCCGCACCGGGTTGAGTTGGGCCCCGCACCGCGTTGAGTTGGGCCCCGCACCGCGTTGAGTTGGGCCCCGCACCGCGTTGAGTTGGGCCCCGCACCGCGTTGAGTTGGGCCCCGCACCGGGTTGAGTTGGGCCTTCCGCCGGGCAACTCGGCCGAGCGACCACAGCCGAGCGGGATGACGCTGCCGCCGGCCTCCTCCGCAGCCGGATGTCGGTGCTCCTCGGTAGACCTCCGGGCAGGTCGTCGGAAGCGGAGGTCGGGATGGACGAGATGACGCTGGTGGAGCAGCTCGAGGCGGAGCTGCGGGTGGTGGCCGACGCAGCGACGCTCCCGGGCAGGTCGGAGTGCCTGGCCTGCTACGTGGCGCGGATGCTCGAGGAGTTCGGCTGCAACACGACGCTGCGGTGGTCGCAGCGGTTCCGGGAGCTGAGATCCCCCACGGCCACCGGGCTGGAGCGACGGCTCGGCGGCATGGGCGGATTCTGCGACTGCGAGATCTTCCTCAACGGCCTCCGGCTCGCTCGGCCGATGCTGGTCCGCGACGTGCACACCGACGAGGTCGAGCCACCCGAGGAGCTGCCCGCCTGCGCCGGCGTACGCCGTACCTCCACGCGCTGGTGCGCCAACTGGGAGCGCCACCAGTGCTGACCCGGCGGGAAGCCCAGCTCAACCCGACGCGAGGCCCAACTCAACCCGACGGGAAGCCCAACTCAACCCGGCGGGAAGCCCAACTCAACCCGGCGCGAGGCCCAACTCAACCCGGCGCGAGGCCCAACTCAACCCGGCGGGAGGGCCAACTCAACGTTCAGTCGCCCACCCAGAAGCCGCGGCCGCCGAACCAGTCTCCGTAGGGATCGCCGAAGGTGGAGCGGGAGCCGCGGGAGCCGAGGTAGGACCCGACGACGGCGGCGCCGAGGTCGTCGAGCTCGGGGGCGACGACCCGGCCGTCGACCCGGCGCGCCATCGAGTCGATGAACCGGGCCAGCCCGGGGTCCTCGCCGAGCCGGAAGAACGTGGTCTGCGCGCCGAGGCGGCCGGCGTTGTCGAGCTCGCGCACGCCGTAGGCGACGGTCAGCGGGTGCGGCGGGTAGGAGAAGAACACCTCGCCGTCCGGCTCGAGGTGCGACGTCGGCTCGCCGTCGGTCACGACGAGCAGCACCGGCTGGGCGTTCGGGTGCTTGCGGAAGTGCCGGTTGGCGAGCAGCAGCGCGTGGTGCAGGTTGGTGCCCTTGTCCCACATCGCGTCGAGCGCGGTGAGCTGCTCGATCTCCATCACCTCGGCGTGCCGGCCGAAGCCGATCAGCTGCAGGTGGTCGCCGCGGAACCGCGAGCGGATCAGCGTGTGCAGCGCGAGCGCGGTCCGCTTCATCGGCACCCAGCGCCCGTCCATCGCCATCGAGAACGACGTGTCGACCAGCAGCGCCACCGCCGCCTGGGTGCGGGCCTCGGTCTCGGTGACCTCGACGTCGCCGATCTCCAGGCTTACGGCGCGGCGGGCGTCGCCGCCCTCGGCGACCGTGCGGACGACCGCGTTGGTGACCGTGCGGGTCACGTCCCACGGCTCGGTGTCGCCGAAGGCCCACTCGCGGGTGGCCCCGGACAGCTCCCCGGCCGCGCCGGCCTGCCGCAGGTCGCGCTGACCCTGCCGTCCCGACATCCGCTGGGCCACGTCGCGGAGCAGGGCCTTGCCGAGCTGGCGCATCGCCTTCGGGCTGAGCCGGAGCTCGCCGTCGCTGCCGCGCTTCATGTAGCCGGTGTCGCGCAGCGCCTTCTCCAGCCGCTGCAGGGTCTGCGCGTCGACCGCGGCCTCGTCGCCGAGCTGGCGCGCCAGCTTATCGAGGTCGAGGTCGTCCATCCGCGCGCCCTCGTAGGACTGCGAGAGCTGCTCGGAGAGCTCGTCGAGGTCGGCGAGGTCCTGGAACACGCCGGTGCCGTCGCCCAGGCCCAACCCCTCGGAGCCGGACATCTGCTCCGCGCCGCCCCAGTCCTCGCCGGGGCGCAGCGCCTGGAGGTTCGCGTCGAGCTGGCCCAGCGCGTCCATCAGCTCCGGGGAGCCGAACGCCTGCGCGGAGAGCTGCATCAGCTCCTCGCGCTGCTCGGGCGACATCGAGTTCAGCATCCGCTGCGCCGCCGCGGCCCGCTGGGCCAGGGAGTCGAGCAGCTCCTCGATGTTCGCCGGCCGCTCGGGGAAGAAGTCCCCGTGCTTGTCCATGAACTCCTCGAAGTCGGCCTGGGTGTCCTCGCCCAGCCGGTGCTTCTCCAGCAGCCCGTTGAGGTCGGCCAGCATCTCGTTGACCGCGGCGCGGTCCTCGTCGGTGGCGTTCTCCAAGGCCTGCTTCATGCCGGCGAACCGCTGGTCGAGCAGCTCCCGCCCGAGCAGGTCCTTGATCCTCTCGTAGTCCTCCCGGGCCTGCCGCGAGGACCAGTCGTAGTCGGCCAGCTCGGAGACCGCGGCGGCCGTCGACGGCGGCAGGCCGTCGAGCTGCATCTGCCGGAAGGCGCGATCACCCTCGTCCATCATCGGGTCGCGGGCCAGCTGCTTGCGCTCCTCGAGCACCGCCCGGTCCAGCAGCTCGCGCACCTCGGTCATGGTGCCGTCGAGGTGGTGCCGCTGCAGCAGCTCGCGCCGCCGCTCGGCCACCCGCCGGGCCAGGTCGTCCAGGCCGGTCTGGTCCCGGCCGCCGCGGCGCAGGAACTCCTGCATCGCCCGCTCGGGCGAGTAGCCGGCCATCACGTCCTCGCCGATCGCGTCCAGCGCCTCGGCCAGGTCGACCGGCGGGGCGAGCGGGTCCGGGCCGCCGGCGTACCGCCCGTAGCGGGAGCTGTGCCCGTGGCCGGGCCGGCGGCTAGCCATAGACCGTCTCCCCGCCACCGGTCTCCTTGCTGACCTTGCGGGCCAGGTAGAGCCCCTCGAGCGCGAGTTCGATCGCCCCCGCGCGCCGGCCGTCGGTGGTGGCGTCGAGCCGGTCGCAGACCTCGTCGTAGAGCTCGGACTCCCCCAGCACCGGGAGGCCGGTGAGGAAGTCGCGCGCGGTGACCTGCTCGCCGGTCGTGACGAGCGAGCCACGCTCGATCGCGTCGACCAGCACCGCGAAGTCGAGGCCGCGGAAGTGCTGGCGCACGGTCTCCGCGGTCGCGGTGCGAAGCAGGTGGGTGAGGATCTCGGTCTCGCGGCCCTCCTCGCCGGTCTCGAACTCGATCTTGCCGCCCAGCACGTCCACGGCGGTCTCCAGGTCGACCACCCGGGCCACCGCCTCGTCCTCCCCCTGGGAGGTGGCGCGGTGCAACGCCGCCGCGGCGATCGTCTCCGCACCGGCGATCGCGAACCGCGCAGAGACGCCCGAGCGCTGGTCCACCGAGCTCGAGGAGCGCAGCGCCCGGGTGAACCGGGCGAGCACCTCGACCAGGTGGTCGGGCACGTCGGCGACCAGGTGCGCCTCCTGGCGGATCACCGCGACCTCGTCCTCGAGCTCGGTCGGGTAGTGCGTGCGGATCTCGGCGCCGAAACGGTCCTTGAGCGGCGTGATGATCCGGCCGCGGTTCGTGTAGTCCTCGGGGTTCGCGCTGGCCACCACCAGCACGTCCAGCGGCAGCCGCAGCACGTAGCCGCGGATCTGGATGTCACGCTCCTCCATCACGTTGAGCATCGCGACCTGGATCCGCTCCGCGAGGTCCGGCAGCTCGTTGATCGCGACGATCCCGCGGTGGGAGCGCGGGATCAGGCCGAAGTGGATGGTCTCGGGGTCGCCCAGTGACCGGCCCTCGGCCACCTTCATCGGGTCGACGTCGCCGATCAGGTCGGCCACCGAGGTGTCCGGGGTGGCGAGCTTCTCGGCGTACCGCTCGTCGCGGTGCCGCCAGTCCACCGGGAGATCGTCGCCGAGCTCGGCCGCCCGCCGGCGGCTGGTGACCGTGATCGGCTCGTAGGGGTGCTCGCCGAGCTCGCTGCCGGCGATCACCGGCGACCACTCGTCGAGCAGCCCGACCAGCGTGCGCAGCAGCCGGGTCTTGCCCTGGCCGCGCTCCCCGAGCAGGACGACGTCGTGGCCGGCGATCAACGCCCGCTCCAGCTGCGGGATCACCGTGTCCTCGAACCCGTGCAGGCCCGGCCAGGGGTCCCGGCCCTCCCGCAGCGCGGCGAGCAGGTTGTCGCGGAGCTCGGTCCGGAGCGCCTTCTGCTCGTGGCCGGAGGCCCGGAGCGCCCCGACGGTGGCGATGGTCGGACGTGTGCTGGTGGAAGCAGAGGTCACCACTTCACGCTACGACGCCCCGTCAAGCGCCCCGGGCCGGTGCGCGTCACGGTTCCCGCTACGGTGCCACCGTGATGAGCCTCCAGCAGCGCTGCCCGTGCGGCAGCGCGGCGACGTACGACGGCTGCTGCGGCCGGCTGCACCGCGGCGCGGCCGTCGCGGGGACCGCCGAGGAGTTGATGCGCTCGCGCTACTCGGCGTACGCCGTGGGCCACCTCGGCCACGTCTTCCGCACCTGGCACCCGCGCACCCGGCCCGAGGACCTGACACCGGACCCGGCGCTGACCTGGACCGGGCTCGAGGTGCTCGCCACCACCGGCGGCGGCCCCGACGACGAGACCGGCACGGTGGAGTTCGCGGCCAGCTACGAGACACCGGCCGGGCCGGGCGTGCTGCGCGAGCGCAGCCGGTTCGAGCGTCGCGCCGGTCGCTGGGTCTACGTCGACGGCGACCTCGACCCGTCCCGCGGCTGACCGGCGGCCGCCCCTCGGCCGGCCCCAGAGCGGGTCCCAGAGCGGGCCCTGGAGCGGGCGCGCGGACAGGAGTGACCTTCTCCTCTGACGAGCACGCCGGAGGGGGCCGACCGTGAGGTCGTGATCGACCCCGAGCGCGAGCTGGCGGCCCCGCCGGACCTGCCCGAGCCACCCGACGACGCGGCCGGCGAGCCCCTGGTGGCCGACATCATGAGCCGCCGGCTGGTGGCGGTGCGCTCCGACGTCGACCTGATGGTGGCGGTCGACGTGTTCCTGCGCCACGCCGTGCGGCACCTGCTGGTCGTCGACCCCGACCGCACGTTCCGCGGCCTGCTCTCGGCCGAGCACGTGCTCGCGGCGATCGCGACCACCGGCGGCGGCCGGCCCTCCGTGGGCGCCCACGTCGGCGGCCGGCCGCCGCGGGTCCGGCGTGACGCGACCGTGCGCGAGGCGGCCGAGGTGATGCTGGCCGAGCTCGTCGACGCGTTGCCGGTGGTGGACCACGACGGCCGGGTGGTCGGCCTGGTCACCTGGACCGACATCGTCGCCCTGGTGGCCGGTCACCACCTGGGGGCGCGTCGCGTCACGCCGGCACGTCGGGTGCGCTGAGCTCCTCGACCGCCCCCGTGTCACTGGCCGTGTCCCGGGCCGTGTCCGCCGCGGTGTCCGGCGTCGCCTCGGCCGGCACCGCCACGTCGGGCTCGGGCACCACCGCGACGATGCAGGACGCGTGCTCCAGCACCGTCGAGGCGACCGAGCCGTAGACCAGGCCCGCCAGCGGCCGCATCGGGTGGTAGCCGACCACGACCAGGTCCATCTGCTGGGAGAGCCGGACCAGGGCGTCGTCGGCCAGCCCGCGGGCCAGCTCCAGGCGCACGCTGACGTCGGGGAACTTCTCGGTCATCCCGCTCACCGACTCGGCCAGCAGCAGCCGCTCGTCCTCCACGCCCTCCTCCCCCGCCGCCACGATCCGCGACGCGGCCGAGACGCCCGCGGCGTCCCAGAAGCAGTGCAGGACCGTGAGCGGCAGCCGGCGCAACGACGCCTGCCGGTAGGCGAACTCCAGGGAGGCGCGGGAGCGGGGGGTGCCGTCCGCACCGACCAGCACGCCCCGGCGTACGACGCCGACGTTGCGCGGCCGCAGCACCACCACCGGGCAGGCGGCGTGCCGGGAGACCCCCGCGCTGACCGAGCCGAGCACCAGGCTCCGCACCGGACCCCGGCCGCGGGACCCGAGCACCACCATGGTGGCGTCCTGGGAGAGCTCCAGCAGCGCCTCGCGGGGATCGACCATGCGCAGCACCTCGCGCACCTCCAGGTGCGGGTGCCGGCGCAGCGCCCGCTCGCGCGCGCGGTCGAGCAGGTCGTGGCCGTCGCCCCGCATGGCCTCGAGGATGTCGCGCCGGTTCACCCCGGCCTGGTCCAGCCAGGCCGTCCCGCTGGTCCCCATCGGGCCGAGCGCGTGGACCAGCGTGAGCGTCCGGTGCTCCAGCGCGGCCTGCTCGGTGGCCCAGTCCAGCGCCTGGTCGGACGGCTTGGAGCCGTCGACCCCGACGACGACGGTGCCGGCCGGGGTCACCGGGTCGTGCCTGTTGCTCTCCATGGTGGTCACCTTGGTCCGGGCGCCACCCAGCGGGCAGGGCGCATCGGGCAGGACGACAGGACCATCGGCCCTGACCGCTCCCGCGCGCCGGCCGGGAGCATGAGGGCCGGGAGGACGAGACGAAGGGGCTGGACGTGCAGGAGCTCATCGACCTGGACCGCGAGGAGTGCGAGGCCCTCCTGCGCGCCGGTGTC is a window encoding:
- a CDS encoding DUF2695 domain-containing protein, whose product is MDEMTLVEQLEAELRVVADAATLPGRSECLACYVARMLEEFGCNTTLRWSQRFRELRSPTATGLERRLGGMGGFCDCEIFLNGLRLARPMLVRDVHTDEVEPPEELPACAGVRRTSTRWCANWERHQC
- a CDS encoding vWA domain-containing protein; the encoded protein is MASRRPGHGHSSRYGRYAGGPDPLAPPVDLAEALDAIGEDVMAGYSPERAMQEFLRRGGRDQTGLDDLARRVAERRRELLQRHHLDGTMTEVRELLDRAVLEERKQLARDPMMDEGDRAFRQMQLDGLPPSTAAAVSELADYDWSSRQAREDYERIKDLLGRELLDQRFAGMKQALENATDEDRAAVNEMLADLNGLLEKHRLGEDTQADFEEFMDKHGDFFPERPANIEELLDSLAQRAAAAQRMLNSMSPEQREELMQLSAQAFGSPELMDALGQLDANLQALRPGEDWGGAEQMSGSEGLGLGDGTGVFQDLADLDELSEQLSQSYEGARMDDLDLDKLARQLGDEAAVDAQTLQRLEKALRDTGYMKRGSDGELRLSPKAMRQLGKALLRDVAQRMSGRQGQRDLRQAGAAGELSGATREWAFGDTEPWDVTRTVTNAVVRTVAEGGDARRAVSLEIGDVEVTETEARTQAAVALLVDTSFSMAMDGRWVPMKRTALALHTLIRSRFRGDHLQLIGFGRHAEVMEIEQLTALDAMWDKGTNLHHALLLANRHFRKHPNAQPVLLVVTDGEPTSHLEPDGEVFFSYPPHPLTVAYGVRELDNAGRLGAQTTFFRLGEDPGLARFIDSMARRVDGRVVAPELDDLGAAVVGSYLGSRGSRSTFGDPYGDWFGGRGFWVGD
- a CDS encoding magnesium chelatase produces the protein MTSASTSTRPTIATVGALRASGHEQKALRTELRDNLLAALREGRDPWPGLHGFEDTVIPQLERALIAGHDVVLLGERGQGKTRLLRTLVGLLDEWSPVIAGSELGEHPYEPITVTSRRRAAELGDDLPVDWRHRDERYAEKLATPDTSVADLIGDVDPMKVAEGRSLGDPETIHFGLIPRSHRGIVAINELPDLAERIQVAMLNVMEERDIQIRGYVLRLPLDVLVVASANPEDYTNRGRIITPLKDRFGAEIRTHYPTELEDEVAVIRQEAHLVADVPDHLVEVLARFTRALRSSSSVDQRSGVSARFAIAGAETIAAAALHRATSQGEDEAVARVVDLETAVDVLGGKIEFETGEEGRETEILTHLLRTATAETVRQHFRGLDFAVLVDAIERGSLVTTGEQVTARDFLTGLPVLGESELYDEVCDRLDATTDGRRAGAIELALEGLYLARKVSKETGGGETVYG
- a CDS encoding YchJ family protein, which translates into the protein MSLQQRCPCGSAATYDGCCGRLHRGAAVAGTAEELMRSRYSAYAVGHLGHVFRTWHPRTRPEDLTPDPALTWTGLEVLATTGGGPDDETGTVEFAASYETPAGPGVLRERSRFERRAGRWVYVDGDLDPSRG
- a CDS encoding CBS domain-containing protein, which codes for MIDPERELAAPPDLPEPPDDAAGEPLVADIMSRRLVAVRSDVDLMVAVDVFLRHAVRHLLVVDPDRTFRGLLSAEHVLAAIATTGGGRPSVGAHVGGRPPRVRRDATVREAAEVMLAELVDALPVVDHDGRVVGLVTWTDIVALVAGHHLGARRVTPARRVR
- a CDS encoding universal stress protein; this encodes MESNRHDPVTPAGTVVVGVDGSKPSDQALDWATEQAALEHRTLTLVHALGPMGTSGTAWLDQAGVNRRDILEAMRGDGHDLLDRARERALRRHPHLEVREVLRMVDPREALLELSQDATMVVLGSRGRGPVRSLVLGSVSAGVSRHAACPVVVLRPRNVGVVRRGVLVGADGTPRSRASLEFAYRQASLRRLPLTVLHCFWDAAGVSAASRIVAAGEEGVEDERLLLAESVSGMTEKFPDVSVRLELARGLADDALVRLSQQMDLVVVGYHPMRPLAGLVYGSVASTVLEHASCIVAVVPEPDVAVPAEATPDTAADTARDTASDTGAVEELSAPDVPA